Proteins encoded by one window of Blautia luti:
- a CDS encoding DUF3849 domain-containing protein, whose amino-acid sequence MNTNDLNTALYEKMAVEQDKFREWLKSQPPEEVLNHAYEYTIREDIVMAMEELELTDTQAQALLESPSPLADVYRYFEKLETGYMDAIRDSIENRADDVCRAKEELRTTPVYPYSAAYASEHGEMAQYNLSYQANSACKEAIEQTISAHYAENRLDTEAAVKDVLEKFGMERVQFILANTIQRKNYDGRISQDNKAWAKTIPMLEDSGASRHCAYLVVDQVNPGLTDLFTRQFRKVAQEQQKSSVLQKLKQELPAHKSAAPKKREPER is encoded by the coding sequence ATGAATACTAACGATCTGAATACAGCCCTTTATGAAAAGATGGCTGTCGAACAGGACAAGTTCCGGGAATGGCTGAAAAGCCAGCCCCCGGAAGAAGTCTTAAACCATGCCTATGAGTACACCATCCGGGAGGACATCGTGATGGCAATGGAGGAATTGGAGTTGACCGACACCCAGGCACAGGCACTTTTGGAATCTCCCTCTCCGTTGGCGGATGTGTACCGCTATTTTGAAAAGCTGGAAACCGGCTACATGGATGCGATCAGGGACAGCATTGAGAACCGTGCCGATGATGTGTGCAGAGCCAAAGAGGAACTGCGAACAACACCGGTCTATCCATATTCTGCTGCCTATGCGTCCGAGCATGGGGAAATGGCACAGTACAACCTCTCATATCAGGCGAACAGCGCCTGTAAAGAAGCCATTGAGCAGACCATCAGCGCCCACTATGCAGAGAATCGGCTGGATACGGAGGCGGCGGTCAAAGATGTGCTGGAAAAGTTCGGGATGGAACGGGTACAGTTTATTCTTGCCAACACCATCCAGCGCAAGAACTATGACGGGCGTATCTCTCAGGACAATAAAGCATGGGCAAAAACCATTCCTATGCTGGAGGACAGCGGCGCTTCCCGCCACTGTGCCTATCTGGTGGTAGATCAGGTCAATCCCGGTTTGACCGACCTGTTCACCAGACAGTTCCGAAAAGTTGCTCAAGAACAGCAGAAAAGTTCTGTCCTGCAAAAGCTCAA